In the genome of Deinococcus deserti VCD115, one region contains:
- the glgC gene encoding glucose-1-phosphate adenylyltransferase, with amino-acid sequence MKPRVLGMILAGGQGSRLAPLTQKRSKPSVPFGSKYRIIDFAINNFMNSGVFSIYVLTQYKAQSLTEHIQRGWRFGTFLSDYFITLVPAQMYRYEELGAVWYRGTADAVYQNMHLIDNFDADYVAIFSGDHIYKMNVEHMLEKHIESRADVTIAAYPMPRSQAHQFGVMQVDAGWRVTEFLEKVPDPPGLPENPDLSLTSMGNYIFSRRALEELLHTSISGQEDGFDFGHNVIPRALADGYHVQAYDFHRNPIPGQSNPNLYWRDVGTIDAYYEANMDLISINPEFDIYNPSWPLRTSSEFSPPAKFVHESDGRKGQAFNSVMAGGVIISGATVRDSVLGRNIRAHSYALIESCVLFDDVEVGRHSHLNRAIVDKNVKIPPGTKIGVDHDHDRERGFTVTESGVVVVPKSYTF; translated from the coding sequence ATGAAACCACGTGTACTGGGCATGATTCTCGCTGGTGGCCAAGGCTCGCGTCTGGCACCGCTGACACAGAAGCGCAGCAAGCCTTCGGTTCCGTTTGGCAGCAAATACCGCATCATTGATTTCGCCATCAACAACTTCATGAACAGCGGTGTGTTCTCCATCTACGTCCTGACTCAGTACAAGGCGCAGAGCCTGACTGAACATATCCAGCGCGGCTGGCGTTTCGGTACCTTCCTCAGCGACTACTTCATCACACTGGTTCCGGCACAGATGTACCGCTACGAGGAACTGGGCGCAGTCTGGTACCGCGGCACGGCCGACGCGGTGTATCAGAACATGCATCTGATCGATAACTTCGACGCGGATTACGTGGCGATCTTCAGTGGCGACCACATCTATAAGATGAACGTCGAACATATGCTCGAAAAGCACATCGAGTCCCGCGCCGACGTGACAATCGCGGCCTATCCCATGCCACGCAGCCAGGCCCACCAGTTTGGCGTGATGCAGGTGGACGCGGGTTGGCGCGTCACCGAATTTCTGGAAAAGGTGCCGGACCCGCCTGGCCTGCCGGAAAATCCGGACCTGTCGTTGACCAGCATGGGCAATTACATCTTCTCGCGGCGCGCCCTCGAAGAACTGCTGCACACCAGTATCAGTGGTCAGGAAGATGGCTTTGACTTCGGGCATAACGTGATTCCTAGAGCCCTGGCAGACGGCTATCACGTCCAGGCTTACGACTTTCACCGCAATCCTATTCCGGGTCAGTCCAATCCAAACCTGTACTGGCGGGATGTCGGCACCATCGACGCCTACTACGAAGCCAATATGGATCTGATCAGCATCAATCCGGAATTCGATATCTACAATCCCAGCTGGCCCCTGCGCACCAGCAGCGAGTTTTCGCCACCTGCCAAGTTTGTGCACGAAAGCGATGGCCGAAAAGGACAGGCCTTCAACTCGGTGATGGCCGGCGGAGTGATCATCAGCGGCGCCACGGTGCGCGACAGCGTGCTGGGCCGCAACATCAGGGCGCACTCGTACGCGCTGATCGAGAGTTGCGTCCTGTTTGACGACGTGGAGGTCGGGCGGCACAGCCACCTGAACCGCGCCATTGTAGATAAGAATGTCAAAATTCCGCCGGGTACCAAAATCGGCGTCGACCATGACCATGACCGCGAGCGTGGGTTCACCGTGACAGAAAGCGGTGTGGTCGTGGTGCCCAAGAGCTATACCTTCTGA
- the recQ gene encoding DNA helicase RecQ, protein MTAVSPASPTQALEVLNRVWGYSAFRGVQAEIVRTVTDGGNALVLMPTGGGKSLCYQVPSLLRPGTGVVVSPLIALMKDQVDALRQLGVRAAFLNSSLTADGVREVEQALLESELDLLYVAPERLLLPRTLELLERAQVALFAIDEAHCVSQWGHDFRPEYGQLHVLPQRFPYVPRLALTATADERTQADMLRVLQLHGAPRFVSSFDRPNIQYRVTAKEGPKTQLLDFIRAEHPGDAGIVYCLSRKSVEETARWLQSQGVDAVAYHAGLSPRERNQAQERFLNEEGLIVVATVAFGMGIDKPNVRFVAHLDLPKSMEGYYQETGRAGRDGLPSTAWMVYGLADVVNVRRMLAQSDAPEDVKRVEAGKLDALLTYCEAATCRRQLLLEYFGEHLREPCGNCDVCLSPPRVQDATREAQMALSAAIRTGNRFGAAHLTDVLLGRETEKVLAMGHHQLPTFGVGREHDERFWRGVLRQLTSLGYLTSGEYHGLSATGKARAILKGEAKLALREDSLQPRERVRKRDSARSGRTAVSTQDQPLFEALRQWRLSKAREQGVPPYVIFTDATLKAVSETRPGSHAALGTVSGVGQRKLADYGDEVLQVVRDLGGASGVQATPPDRGVAGNRAVLDILSGSRRATEAPAGVTSGGESLPDQHRIEAVAEALRATRRDLASEAGVSAFLVFPNATLEAVAQRQPRSIDELRGLPGLGPKRLEAYGEKIVQTVRAALSG, encoded by the coding sequence ATGACTGCTGTCTCCCCCGCTTCACCTACCCAAGCCCTGGAGGTCCTGAACCGGGTCTGGGGTTACAGCGCGTTCCGCGGCGTTCAGGCCGAAATCGTCCGGACAGTGACCGATGGGGGCAACGCGCTGGTCCTGATGCCGACTGGCGGCGGAAAAAGTCTGTGTTATCAGGTGCCAAGTCTGTTGCGCCCGGGCACAGGCGTGGTGGTCTCTCCGCTGATTGCGCTGATGAAGGACCAGGTGGACGCCCTGCGCCAGCTCGGCGTCCGTGCAGCGTTCCTGAACTCCAGCCTGACTGCCGATGGCGTGCGCGAGGTCGAGCAGGCGCTGCTGGAAAGTGAGCTCGACCTGCTGTATGTGGCTCCCGAACGGCTGCTGCTGCCGCGCACCCTGGAGTTGCTCGAGCGTGCACAGGTGGCCTTGTTTGCCATTGACGAGGCGCACTGCGTTTCGCAGTGGGGACATGATTTCCGGCCCGAGTACGGGCAGCTGCACGTGCTGCCTCAGCGTTTTCCTTACGTTCCCCGGCTGGCACTGACCGCCACCGCAGACGAGCGCACCCAGGCGGACATGCTCCGTGTGCTGCAGCTGCACGGCGCTCCGCGTTTCGTCAGCTCGTTTGACCGCCCGAATATTCAGTACCGGGTCACGGCCAAGGAAGGCCCCAAGACACAGCTGCTTGACTTCATCCGCGCTGAGCATCCGGGCGACGCCGGGATCGTGTATTGCCTCTCTCGCAAATCTGTCGAGGAAACGGCGCGCTGGCTGCAGTCGCAGGGAGTAGATGCGGTCGCCTACCACGCCGGCCTTTCGCCCCGTGAGCGTAACCAGGCGCAGGAGCGGTTCCTGAACGAAGAAGGCCTGATCGTGGTGGCCACAGTGGCCTTCGGGATGGGAATCGATAAGCCCAATGTGCGGTTCGTGGCGCACCTGGACCTGCCCAAAAGCATGGAGGGGTACTACCAGGAAACCGGCCGCGCCGGGCGCGACGGGCTGCCCAGCACCGCGTGGATGGTCTACGGACTGGCTGATGTGGTCAATGTTCGCCGGATGCTGGCGCAAAGTGACGCTCCCGAGGACGTCAAACGTGTCGAGGCTGGCAAGCTCGACGCCTTGCTGACCTACTGCGAGGCGGCGACCTGCCGGCGGCAGCTTCTGCTTGAGTACTTTGGCGAACACCTCCGCGAGCCGTGCGGGAACTGCGACGTCTGCCTGAGTCCACCGCGCGTGCAGGACGCGACCCGCGAGGCGCAGATGGCACTTTCTGCCGCCATCCGGACCGGTAACCGGTTCGGAGCAGCCCATCTGACGGATGTTCTGCTGGGCCGCGAGACCGAGAAGGTTCTGGCCATGGGACACCACCAGTTGCCGACCTTCGGAGTGGGACGCGAACACGACGAACGGTTCTGGCGGGGCGTACTCAGGCAGCTCACCAGCCTGGGGTATCTGACATCAGGTGAATACCATGGCCTGAGTGCGACCGGCAAAGCCCGGGCCATTCTGAAAGGAGAAGCGAAGCTCGCGCTGCGAGAGGACAGCCTCCAGCCACGCGAGCGGGTGCGCAAGCGCGACTCGGCACGGTCAGGCCGCACCGCGGTCAGCACGCAGGATCAGCCGCTGTTCGAGGCGCTGCGTCAATGGCGACTGAGCAAGGCGCGGGAGCAGGGTGTACCTCCGTACGTGATCTTTACCGACGCTACCCTCAAGGCAGTCTCCGAGACGCGGCCCGGGAGCCACGCTGCCCTGGGCACCGTCAGCGGCGTTGGGCAGCGGAAACTTGCTGATTACGGCGACGAGGTGCTGCAGGTGGTGCGTGATCTTGGTGGTGCGTCAGGTGTCCAGGCTACGCCCCCTGACCGAGGCGTGGCCGGCAACCGGGCGGTGCTGGACATCCTGAGCGGGTCCCGGCGGGCCACCGAGGCCCCAGCAGGCGTAACGTCAGGCGGCGAGAGTCTCCCGGACCAGCACCGCATTGAGGCTGTAGCGGAGGCGCTGCGGGCCACGCGGCGCGATCTGGCCAGCGAGGCCGGCGTCAGTGCTTTTCTGGTTTTTCCCAACGCCACGCTCGAGGCCGTGGCACAACGCCAGCCCCGCAGCATTGATGAGCTGCGGGGCCTGCCGGGTCTGGGCCCTAAGAGGCTGGAAGCCTACGGCGAAAAGATCGTGCAGACGGTACGTGCCGCGCTGAGCGGATAA
- a CDS encoding GNAT family N-acetyltransferase: MTADVTVRRADRADVPAILEIYNEAVVNTTASYDLAPVSLESRLTWFDHKQQAGWPVLVAEQEGRVVAWATYGPYRDKAGYAGTVEHSVYVHAGGRGGGIGRALMAALLADARERSLHVMLGVIDAENAASIRFHENFGFVVVGRLSQVGRKFDRWLDTVYMQLMLQTEAPTTSLR, encoded by the coding sequence ATGACCGCCGATGTGACTGTGCGCCGCGCTGACCGGGCTGACGTCCCCGCCATTCTGGAGATCTACAACGAAGCGGTTGTGAATACCACGGCCTCCTATGATCTGGCGCCCGTCAGTCTGGAGTCCCGGCTGACCTGGTTTGACCACAAGCAGCAGGCAGGCTGGCCGGTGCTGGTGGCTGAGCAGGAAGGTAGGGTGGTGGCCTGGGCGACCTACGGGCCCTACCGCGACAAAGCTGGGTACGCAGGGACTGTGGAGCACAGCGTATACGTGCACGCCGGTGGGCGCGGCGGTGGCATAGGACGGGCGCTGATGGCCGCCTTGCTTGCAGACGCTAGGGAACGGAGCCTGCACGTCATGCTGGGTGTCATTGACGCAGAAAATGCCGCGAGTATCCGTTTCCACGAGAATTTCGGGTTTGTGGTCGTCGGCCGGCTTTCGCAGGTCGGGCGAAAATTCGATCGCTGGCTGGACACCGTGTACATGCAGCTGATGCTCCAGACCGAGGCCCCGACAACTTCATTACGCTAA